In Bacteroidetes bacterium GWF2_43_63, the genomic stretch GACAATAAAACGCACAATGCCGATTTATCCGATCGCCATCGCCAATTTGAATTATTAGGTTCAGCAAAATGAAGAGGAGTTGCACTTTAAAAAAAGTGGCAAGCGTGCGAACTTTAGAATATAGGTTGAATTGACCTTCGATTCAAAGAGTCAATGATTGAAGTCTCGAAAAATAAACGTTTCTTAAAATTTCAGCGCCATCTGCCGGTCGCTATTTTTTCGACCAGGTTTCTTTGTATATGAAAATTCTTTCATCGTCAATGCATCGGCAACGGTGAAGGTACTGCCTCCGATAAAAACAATGTCGTTGTTCGAGGCATTACCGATAGCGGCATTCACTGCAGCTTCTACTGTGTCATATGCACTTCCTGATATCCCAGTCTTACGGGCTTTCGTCAGTAATTGTTTTGCATCAAATCCGCGTGGGACCGATGGTTTGCAGAAATAGTATTTAGCATTTGGCGGAAATAATTTCAGCATTGCTTCATGGTCTTTGTCGTCGACCATGCCAATCACCATGTGTAATGTCTGGTATGAAAGCGATTTCAGCATGTTCGAAATGCTTGTAATTCCATCAGCGTTATGACCCGTATCCATGATGATGGCTGGCCTGGAGCCAAATACCATCCAGCGTCCACGCAGGCCGGTATTGTCAATCACGTTTCGGATTCCTTTTCGGATATGCTGAATATACAGTTTGAATCCAGCTTTTCGAAGTTGAACTGCAGCTGCAATTACAGTCTTCAGATTTTTTATCTGATAACTTCCTGCCAGTGGCGATTCGAAGATGTGCTCCTGTTCATCAATGCCGGCACGAATCCGAAGTACGGGTGGAACCAGTGTATGAACATCAGTTTGAGTAAATATTTCTTTATCCGCAAAAATGATTTCCGAAGTATTTTTTTTTGCAGCATCAATAAAAACTTTCCTGGTTTCACTTTGTGTTTCACCGATGATAACAGGGACTCCAGGCTTAATTATTCCCGCTTTTTCCTGTGCTATTTTCTCCAGGGTATTACCAAGAAACAGCGTGTGATCAAGTCCGATATTGGTGATGACTGACAATTCTGGCGAAATCACATTGGTGCTGTCAAGGCGGCCACCCATGCCGGTTTCGATAATGGCAATGTCAATTTTCCGGTCCGAAAAATATTGAAAACAAAGTCCGACCGACATCTCGAAAAACGATGGCTTTAGTATATTGAGAAACGTACTGTTTTTCTCAATGAAAGTTGCTACATATGATTTTTCAATCATCGTCCCATTTATGCGGATACGCTCTCTGAAGTCGGTCAGGTGGGGCGATGTGTAGAGTCCGGTTTTGTAGCCGGCTTCCTGAAATATCGAAGCCAGATAGTGCGAAACACTTCCTTTGCCGTTTGTACCTGCAATGTGGATGCTTTTAAATTTGTTCTGCGGATTATTCAGATGGTCGAGCAGGGCAATGGTATTGTCGAGATTGGCCTTATAGGCAGCGCTTCCAACCCGCTGAAACATCGGCAGGGCAGACATGATGTAATTTAATGCATCGCTGTAAGTTGGTTTCCCGGACATGATTGAATATCAGAAGCGAAGCGATATTCCAAAACTTGGCATCAACGGAAGCTGATTTACACGTTCGTTTGTGATGCGGTCGAAATAAAACACGTTGTCGCGATCATAAATATTTGTGACCGAAAGATTGGCTTCAAGCTTTGTTTCTTCGCTTAGGTAGAAAACTCGCTTAGCACTGAAATCAAGACGGTGATAGTAGGGCAGTCTGCCGGCATTGTAATTATCATACAATACTCCAAGTTCTTCTTCAGCAGTAAAAATGTCGGTGTCAAGACCATCTGTGAAATTGACGGAAGGATAAAAACCAGCATTCTGGGTGAATGGAAATCCTGATCCCAGATTCCAGCGGAAGCTTATTTCCCATTTATTGAATTCACCGAAGCGATACGAAGCAACAAGATTCGCATTGTGACGACGATCGAAGTGTGGTGTATAATTGATGATGCCGTCGTAGCGATGAATGAACCCGAATGAATAAACACCCCACAAATACAAATGATTGCTGTTGTATTTTACCGAAAGATCGGCGCCTTCTGCATTGCCATTTTCAATAATGAAATCCTTTTTCAGATAGTCTGGCTTGTCGTAATACTCTCCAATATCATCGTAAACCTTATTTCGGTTCATATTGGTGAGTTGCGAGAAATTCTTGTAATAGAATTCAAGATTGAATGTCAATGTTCGCTGCCTGGTGTTGTCCTTCGATAAATCAAAAGCACCGAATTCAAAACCAAAAATGGCGTGCTGTGCTTTCTGCAGTCGCGATGTCACTTCTTTTCCATCGAATTCATCCTGCAGATTATCGGGGCCGGATAAAAATCCGTAAAAAAGATTTACAACATCACGGTCCGAAGATGCTGATATAAGATTTTGCGAATATAGACCTCCGGCGGCTTTGATCCTGAATTTTCTGGCCATATTGTATTTCACAGCCAGCCGTGGCTCAGGCGAAAATTCGGACAGACTTGGATACGCATGAAGACGGAATGATGGTTCAATAATAAATGAACTGTCAATAATAGTTTTATACTTTACATAGCCGGCAAACTCAGTAGTGTTGTCTTGTTGTGTAATAAGTCTGCGGGCGCTGTTGTAAAATGAAAGATCGGTGTTGAACCCGAGCATTTCAATTCCATATTTTACATCGGTGTTTTTTCCGGCAAAATATGTAAACGTCAGGGCTATGTTGAAACCATTAATAGATGAAGTTTTTGGAAGATTTGTCTGATCAGTCAACATGAGTTTGTAGTCGGAATAGGCCAGAATACCTTCGATCAAAGTTGGGGATGATCCTGGAATGATTACAAAGTTGGTGCCACCGCCATTGGCATCCCATGCGAAGTTGGCGATTGAACGGTAGGTCACATCATCGGAAAAATTAAACCCGAAAAAATTAATTCTTGATCCGTTGTCAGTGGCAAGACTGATCTTTCCGTAAATGTCGCGGAAATCAAATGGCAGCCCTGCCGTATCAATGTAATTGTAGAAAATTTTCGAACTCTCGCTCAGGTATGAATTTTTTGCTGCAATAACAAAAGACGAATTGAAACCTTTTCCTTTGTCTTTTACGATGGGGCCTTCAAACACAAGGTTGGCTCCAAATGGATTGGCAAGAAAAACGCCGCTGTATTTCTTTTTATTCCCATCGCGGGTTGTAATGTCCATTACCGATGAAATGCGTCCGCCATATTCGGCACCAAAACCACCGGTGTAAACATCAACATTACGAATGATTTCGGTTTCGAAAACAGAAAACAAACCAATGCTGTGAAACGGATTGTAAACCACCATTCCGTCCAGCAATACTTTGTTCTGAATGCTTGATCCACCGCGGATATACAGCTGTCCGCCCTGATCTCCGGTGGTAATGATTCCAGGAATATTGGTGATATACTGTACAATATCGGGTGATCCAAACATGGGTACTTGTTTGATCTCGATAGGTGTCACTGTTTCCTTACTGATTAATGTCTGCGTGGTATCATCACCGCGGTTGCCGATGATCTGAACTTCTCCAATAGTTCGTGCTCCCTTTTCGAGATAATACTTTTTGGTAAGCAGTTCGTTTCCTTTAATTGTGACAGTTTCACGCAAAGTGTCGTAACCGAGATAGGTAATCATTAGTTCATAGGTCCCGGGTGGAATCTGCATAATGGTGAAGTATCCGTTTATGTCGGTCGGGGATCCAAAGCTTGTTCCCTTGAGATACACATTAGTGAAAATAACTGGCTCACTGTTTCCTTTGTCATAAACAAAACCACGGATGGTTCCTTTTTGCGCAAAAGAGGCAAAGGTTATCAATGAGAGTGTCAGCAGTATTAATATTCTTTTCATTGGACGAAATTGGCTGGTTTTGTTTTTTGTCAGATATTTTTCACAAAGCACCGGCGGCGCTTATGCTGAATATGCTCGTAGTTTTTCCAGGTGGTAATAGCCTTGTTGTTGGATTCAAAAATTCCGGTTGTTTCAACGTACGGAACTTTGTATTTGAGCAATACTTGCTGAAGCTCGAAAATAAGCACAGCTGCAACACCCTGACTCTGTAATGCCGGATCGACGCCTGTTAGCAGCAGATCCATCTCAGTTGGGTGTTTGAGCGCGTGCAGGATATGGCGAAAACGAAACGGGAATAATTTACCATTGCATTTCTGCATGGCGCGCGACAAACTGGGCAAGCCAACAATAAATGCACGGAGTTCGTTGTTTTCATCTAAAACAACTTTGACGAATTCAGGATTAAGAAAACTGAAATACTTCTTAATGTAAAATGCTTTTGTAGGCTCATCAAATGCTGAAACATAGGGTAGTTCCTCGAATGCATGATTCAGCAATGTAAATAATTTATGTGCGTAGGGCAGCATTTCTTTTCTGCTGTTAAAGCCAACGACTTTAAGTTTGAAGCGGGTTTTTATCAAATCCACCATGCGCGTAGCCTTCTCCGGAATGTGATCATCGAGTTTCAGACGGAATTCGAGCCAGTCGTTTTCTTTTTCATATCCGCATTTCTCAATGTATTGCTGATAATAGGGATGATGATACACCGATGCAATCGAAGGCAAATGATCAAAGCCTTCAATCAGCAATCCCTGTAAATCGAGGTTGGTAAAACCCAGCGGTCCGTGAATCCGGGTGATGCTTCTGTCGCGCAGCCAGTTTTCGGCGGTGCGCAACAAAGCAGCAACAACCCCTGCATCATCAATCGCTTCAAGTCTCGAAAAACGTCCCAGTTTTTCACCGACTTTTTCGTTGTATTTGTGATTGATTATAGCTGCAATACGCCCGATGGTTTTGCCATTTTCCTCTGCTATCCAAAAGCATGAATCGCAGAAATTCATTGCAGGATTGGTGTCCTTGTTGAAAATCTTGTATTCATCTTTGATAAGTGGCGGAATCCAGTAAGAATTTCCTTTGTATAATTCAAACGGAAGCATGATAAATGCTTTCTGTTCGTTTCGGCTTTCTACTTTTTTTATGGTCATCATAAATGTACTATTTTGTAGATCATTTCACGCATTAGCTCACTTTCAGGTGTTAAACAGTCAACGCCTTTCGCTTTCAAATCATATGAACGAAGAAGCTTGAAAACATCAAGAACTTTTTTCATATTATAGAATGCAGCTGAATTTTTGTATTGATCAAGAAAAAATGGTTTCACACCCATCTCGGCAGCCAGAGCAGCACTGCCTTTTGAGTTTCCGAGTTGTAAATAGATAAATAATTTTTCAAAATACGAATACAGAATTCCAATCACAGCAAACAGCGATACCTCCTTCGTATTGGCCGCAAAATAATTTGCAATTTCAAGTGCTTTTGCTTTCTTATTGCTGGTAATGGCCGACTGCAATTCAAACACATTGTATTTTTTCGAAATCCCGATATTCGTCTCAACTACATCCATAGTGAGTGTTCCCCCTTCGGGCAAATTCAACATTACTTTGTCAAGCTCATTGGCAATTTTACTCATATCCTTGCCTAATGATCCTACAATGATCTGCGCAGTCTTTGGAGTGCAGACAATTTTTTTCTGCGAAAGATATTTAATAATCCAATCCGGCAACGCAGCTTCTTTTATCTCAGGAGATTCGAAAACCAGCACTGCTGCAGGGTTTTTGGCAAACAAGGTCTGAAGCCTTTTGCCAGCCTGTTTCTTGTAGCAGATAACTAAAATTGAACTGGGTTGCGGATTTGCAATATAAGCGGCCAGATGCTCAAATTCTTTATCTTTGACATCCTGCGCTTCTTTGAGAATAGCAACCTGATAATTACTCATCATCGGGAAGCACTTGAGCGTAGATACAAGATCGCTTATATTGGCATCGCGTCCGTAAATTACGGTCTGGTTGAATTCACGCTCTGCCGGCTCAAGAATGGAATTGGCCAAATGATTCGACACCACATCAATCAAATAAGGCTCAGCTCCGTGCAGAAAATACACGGGTCTGAAAACTTTTTTATTGACTTCATTTATAATGTCGGTGTGGGTCATCTGTTTGGATTGTCGTTGTCGAATAACAGGTGTTTCACCGATACGCTATTGTTGATGAGGAGCTGCAGGGCGCCAATTCCAATCTGCAGATGATCTTCCACATAATTTTCGTTTACAGTTTTGTCACTGACCGCAGTCTTGACTCCTTCCGACATCATTGGTTCATCGCTCACCAGCAACAATGCTCCTGTAGAAATATGATTATAAAAACCGGCTGAAAAAAGTGTGGCCGTTTCCATATCAACAGCTATCGCTCTTACTTTTATGAGATATTCCTTGAAAGCCTCATCGTGTTCCCAAACGCGACGGTTAGTGGTAAATACAGTACCTGTCCAGTAATCGTTGTGATGGTCACGCACCGAAGATGAAATTACCCGCTGCAATGCAAATGCAGGCAATGCTGGTACTTCAGGCGGAAAATAATCGTTCGATGTTCCTTCACCCCGTATGGCTGCAATTGGGAGAATCAAATCTCCGACTTTAGTGATTTTTTTTATTCCGCCACATTTACCAAGAAATAAAACGGCTTTTGGATTGATTGCGCCAAGCAGATCCATGATGGTAGCCGCATTGGCACTGCCCATTCCAAAGTTTATAATAGTAATGTTTTCAGCAGTGGCATTCGGCATGCTTCGATCGAGTCCGTCGACCGGAACATTGTGCATCTGCGCAAACAAATCTACGTATTGATTGAAATTTGTCAGCAGAATATATTCACCGAATTTATCCAATGGCAGTCCGGTGTAACGTGGAAGCCAGTTCTCAACGATTTCGGGTTTGGTTTTCATGCTTTTCTGTTTTTAATCAACTCGTTTGCTCATATTCACTAATTTTGCAAACAGGTTTCAACCAACAAAAATAACAATTTTAAGGTACATTTTTGCATGAACTCAAATATTGCCCTCAATCTTCCGCTTTTTAATTCCCGGATTCAAATTGTTGATGGTAATGATGCTATTTTTGATGAATTTCGTAAAAAGTGGGTGCGCTTGACTCCTGAAGAATGGGTCAGGCAGCAGTTTCTGATGTATCTGCACATTCATCTTGGCTACCCGGCAACTGCTATCGCGGTGGAAAAATCGCTCACCTATAATGGCATGACGCGTAGGCCCGATGCTGTGATCTCAGGCCGCAATGGGCTGATATTGATGGTCATCGAATGCAAGAAACCAGATGTTACCATCGATGAAAAAACTTTTCTGCAGGCTGCCACTTATACTTCGGTTTTAGGGAATGCTTATATTATGATTACCAATGGCTTATCGCATTTTGTCTGTAGGACAGATGCCGCTTCAAAAAAAATGCTTTTTCTGCAGGAAATTCCAGACTATGCAACACTCAATGGTTGATTTTTCGTTGAATGGGAAATTAGTCTGTGGCTGATTTTAATCAGTGTCCGGTAAAAAATAAAAATATTTTAAGGAAGATTTTTAAATCAAACTCTTCCCGCTCTGCACTATCAGTTTGATTGACCAGCGCGAAATGATGACTGCACCTGCCAGAGCACATGCTCCGTCGATCCAGATGATGTCCCATGTCATGGCAACTATCAAACCTCCAATAGCCAGAATGCTGGTGAGCGCATCTGCCAGAACGTGTAAATATGCGGCCTGCAGGTTATGATCTTTCTCTTCTTCGTGATCGTGACGAAGCAATATTGCACTGAGAATATTGATGGCAAGCCCGATACAGGCCACTAAAATGGCTTCGCGAAACTGAATGTCAACCGGATTATTGATGCGTTGAATAGCACCCCAGGCAATTCCAAAGGCAAACACAAGCAGCAGTAGCCCGCTGGTGTAGCCCGAAAGCGAAAGAATGCGGTCACCTTTGTCTTTATATTTTTCGATATGCGAAACTCTGCGGACAATGATGTAGGCCACCCAGCTTAATCCAATAGCCAGCACATGCGAACCCATGTGAATACCATCAGCAAGCAGCGCCATCGAATTCGTGATTACGCCGAAAACGACTTCTACCGCCATTGTTACTGCAGTCAGCAAAACAACAATCAGTGTTCTCTTCTCGTGTTTATGGAGATGCTTTTCATCCATAATGCAAAAATACAAAATTGCTCAATGCGCAACGCACAACGCGCAATGCGTCGGAAGTTGAAAGTTCATCAGGTTCACAAAGTTGAAAGGTGACGTATATTGCACACCGTTAACCGCACACCATTAACCATTAACCGATAACTATCAACCGTTAACTATTAACCGTTAACTACTCAATAATGATTTCATCCACAAAAATCCACGCTTTTCCACCTTTGCCTAAATGCCAGTCGGGGCACACTCCGTAATTCTTTGCAA encodes the following:
- a CDS encoding tetrahydrofolate synthase, translated to MSGKPTYSDALNYIMSALPMFQRVGSAAYKANLDNTIALLDHLNNPQNKFKSIHIAGTNGKGSVSHYLASIFQEAGYKTGLYTSPHLTDFRERIRINGTMIEKSYVATFIEKNSTFLNILKPSFFEMSVGLCFQYFSDRKIDIAIIETGMGGRLDSTNVISPELSVITNIGLDHTLFLGNTLEKIAQEKAGIIKPGVPVIIGETQSETRKVFIDAAKKNTSEIIFADKEIFTQTDVHTLVPPVLRIRAGIDEQEHIFESPLAGSYQIKNLKTVIAAAVQLRKAGFKLYIQHIRKGIRNVIDNTGLRGRWMVFGSRPAIIMDTGHNADGITSISNMLKSLSYQTLHMVIGMVDDKDHEAMLKLFPPNAKYYFCKPSVPRGFDAKQLLTKARKTGISGSAYDTVEAAVNAAIGNASNNDIVFIGGSTFTVADALTMKEFSYTKKPGRKNSDRQMALKF
- a CDS encoding DNA polymerase III subunit delta, yielding MTHTDIINEVNKKVFRPVYFLHGAEPYLIDVVSNHLANSILEPAEREFNQTVIYGRDANISDLVSTLKCFPMMSNYQVAILKEAQDVKDKEFEHLAAYIANPQPSSILVICYKKQAGKRLQTLFAKNPAAVLVFESPEIKEAALPDWIIKYLSQKKIVCTPKTAQIIVGSLGKDMSKIANELDKVMLNLPEGGTLTMDVVETNIGISKKYNVFELQSAITSNKKAKALEIANYFAANTKEVSLFAVIGILYSYFEKLFIYLQLGNSKGSAALAAEMGVKPFFLDQYKNSAAFYNMKKVLDVFKLLRSYDLKAKGVDCLTPESELMREMIYKIVHL
- a CDS encoding AMP nucleosidase, whose product is MKTKPEIVENWLPRYTGLPLDKFGEYILLTNFNQYVDLFAQMHNVPVDGLDRSMPNATAENITIINFGMGSANAATIMDLLGAINPKAVLFLGKCGGIKKITKVGDLILPIAAIRGEGTSNDYFPPEVPALPAFALQRVISSSVRDHHNDYWTGTVFTTNRRVWEHDEAFKEYLIKVRAIAVDMETATLFSAGFYNHISTGALLLVSDEPMMSEGVKTAVSDKTVNENYVEDHLQIGIGALQLLINNSVSVKHLLFDNDNPNR
- a CDS encoding zinc transporter ZitB; protein product: MDEKHLHKHEKRTLIVVLLTAVTMAVEVVFGVITNSMALLADGIHMGSHVLAIGLSWVAYIIVRRVSHIEKYKDKGDRILSLSGYTSGLLLLVFAFGIAWGAIQRINNPVDIQFREAILVACIGLAINILSAILLRHDHEEEKDHNLQAAYLHVLADALTSILAIGGLIVAMTWDIIWIDGACALAGAVIISRWSIKLIVQSGKSLI